Sequence from the Xiphophorus maculatus strain JP 163 A chromosome 16, X_maculatus-5.0-male, whole genome shotgun sequence genome:
CAAAATGGTTTCATTGAAATCAGCTGACACAATCCAGTGACTACAGAAACCCAATcagctgatgatgtcacagaTTTTACAGGAAGTGAAGGTAAAACATGCAGCAGTGGCGCCCCCTACCTTCAGCTGAGCGACCTCCCGCCGGTGCTGCTCCTGCATTCGCctcagctcctcctgcagcgtCTCCCCTTCGGCTCGGAGGTCAGAGCTTTGCTGCGTCTCCTGCGGCCTCATCAGAGGAGTTTCATTCTGCTCCAGGTGCAGCATTTCCTCTGAGCCTGCTgctgttgacctctgacctccatcAGTCTGGCAGCTGATGCTCACCTGGGCATCCTCTGTGGTCCACGCGTCCTCCGGTCCGGTGTTCAGCTCCTGGATCTCCTCCATGCGGCCGCTGCAGCTGGAACAGACTCTCCTCTGGTATCTGGACCGCAGCCTGCTGAGCCGAACGCAGCAGAATGCGTCCGCCTCTGCAGACGATGCGAGGTGGGAAGAGGAGAGTTTGTCTGCGGCGGATTGCAGGCGGTCGCATGCGGCGCTGCGGCCGGAGGCAGCGAGGCGGTTCAGACACGATATTCTGCTCAGAGTGATGCCTCTCAGCTCATCAGTAAATCTGCGGTTCTCTGAAACTCTTCCCCACACGAagctctcctcttcttcctcctcctcttcctcagggtGCAGCAGCGCATGGCCGGcctgctccagctgctgctccagctgCTCTCCTATTGGCTGCTGCAACCGGGCCGGGTCGCTCTTCATCTTGTTCAAGTCAGATTTCCAgaactcttcctcctcttcctctctgaggTCCAAACCGTCGatgacctccagcagctgcGCCAACGCCTGCAGCCTCATCCCCGCTCCTGCTGTCACTTCCTGgatgttttcttcagcagaaacggcctggttctggttctggttctggtccggtttCTCCTCAGTGACGTCTTCaactgttgtttccttcagctCCGTGTTTTCCTGCTCTGGTTTCCTGCAGGTCCGTTCCGACTGCTCCAGCTGCAGTTCTGGTCCGTTTGGTTCTGCTGAGTGTTTGAGCCGCAGCAGAACCTCCAGTGAGGCCGACAGCAGCTCCTGGTTCCGGCGGAGCGGCTCGTTGTAGCAGCGGCCCAACTCGGCCCTCAGCCGGTCGATCTCCCGGTCCGCCTCGGTCAGCTGGTCCAGCATCTCCTGGTTGTGCTGGTCCAGAGCTCGGTTCTGGCTGCTGAGCAGCGCCACCTCCTGGGTCAGACTCTTCACTGCAGCGTGGATGTCCGGGTCTCTCCAGTCAGCCTgaggcgccccctgctggccgccagctgcagctgcagctaaGACCAAACCGTCTGTTTCTGCTGAATCTCCGACTGGGAGGCGTATCCAGATGCCGGACAGACATGCAGCCGACGAGGAGTtgctgtgctgctgcagcagctctttGCGCTGCTGCAGCCGGTCTCTgcgctgctgcagcaggtctCTGAACAGCCACCCAGAGTCATTCAGCAGAGTCAAGCTCCAGTCTGCAGGGTGGAAAATCGGGTCGAATGGAACCAGAAGGTCCATCTGGAGAAAATCATGCGAAAGGAAAAACTTCATATCAGCATCGCtgcatttatttcatgtttttacgttaatctgcagaaaatgtaaaactttgatCCAATCTGGATATAAATTATTCACTTCagttgaacttttccacatttattcacattaaaTGATTCCTTGGATGTTGGCAGAGATCAGCTCTTAAAAACAATACCAGCTTTTCATGTAAAGAATTCATtatgtattctttttttaaataacttttttatctgggtaaatcaaaacaaacatgctagcatAGCGCTAGCGCCAGCTggagaaatgacttgtggtTTTTTACAAAATCCTCCAACAGTTAAAATATCGTAGCTTCATAACGTAAATTTTAGCTTCAATCGTGGACTACATAATATTTTTACTCCGAGATGAACTGAGTTCTGTGGTTGCAACTTTACAGACAGCAGCAGGTTTTGGATAAACGTTAGCAAGGCGCTGCGTTCACAGACCTGCTCCGGACAGAATCTGGCGGCTCTGAGGCGATCTTCCAGCTGGAGTCTGCGACGCTCCAAACCCGCCAGCTGGGCCTTCAGGTCATCGACCTCCAACaggagaaaggaaggaagagtCAAACAGCAGGAATGAAATCTGCAGATCCAAACTGTTGTTTCAATCCAGAGGAAAACTGACAGAATCTCACCAACTAGTTCTGACCTGTTCTGTTGAAAACATCTCctgaaataagatgaaactgacttaaaagtaatttatcaGCAAGAAGTGggaacttttttaaattaaataattccttaattttaatgaaaacaaactagTTCCACATTTCTCATAACAtggaacaaataaatgaaataatctgccagtagatttaaaactttttatcaatattaagaaataattgacttaaaataagctcctgcATCTgcctgaaaagttatttgttagttttgttttatttcaagtcttATAAGACATCTGCATGCAGCATCTGCAGCACCTACAGCACCTGCAGCATCTGCAGCACCTGCAGCACCTACAGCACCTGCAGTGCCGCATCGCGTCCCTCACCAGCGTCctgcagtcctgcagcagcATCTCCGTCTCCAGAGTGTCTCTGGACTCGGTGGGCAGTGCCACCGTCCTCTCTGGTCTCAGCGCCGTCCTCTCCACCTGCCTCCAGCACTTTGCGATCCGCTCCTCCATCTTCAGCTGGGACTGGGGGCTCAGAGGTCGCGTGGCGCCGCCCTGCGGCCCGCCCCGCCCCAGAGGGAAGCCCAGCAGGCTCTCGTAgcgccgcctcctctcctcccgcCGCTTGAGCCTCTCCAGGTCGCCCAGCTCCAGGTAGGACGTAACTCCGTCCAGTCGGGCTTTGGCGCCGACCCCGGACTGGTCCGACTCGCTGCTGGAGGCGGGGCCTGAGGGTGTGGGGGCGTGACAGGAGGCGGAGTCCTGCGCCACGTACGGTCCGACCTCAGCTGGGCTGCAGGTGAGGCGGCGGCCAGGTAAGCTGGGAACACAGAGGAGAACCGAACTGAAcaccccaaacaaacaaacactaaaacatCAGCAGAGACGTGCAGCGTCCGGATGGATCATTGATCATGTCGGGTTCCCCAAaacaagcagaaccagaaccagagagatTCGTTCAGGGGTCGTGAATCTGACCCATTAATTCATTGTTTCCATGTGAAACTGATCTTATCCACTCTAAAGGGTTTTGCTCTGATCTGAACATCCACTCAGAGTGagtgagaaaaatatttaaaaactaaacaacgctaaaaggaagaaaatatggATTCTGGACCTCCGGCTCCAGAATCAGAGTCCAATCCTGGATGAGCAGCAGATCAGGGACGGATTTCCaggattgttttaaaatttccttCCTGCTCATTTTTTAATCTGTGGCTGATATTTGAACAGAAGCTCCAGTCGTTTCCACTGCGTTACGGAGAACCGACTGTTTGGACTTTATGTTTCCTCCTGCCGTTGTTTCTCTGATGAAACTGGATTTTTATCTCTGGATCTGTAACCATCAGAGACGGTCACAGATTAAAGCTCCAGAGCTCACCTGGCCACATCGGGCGCGTCGGCCGGATTGACGTTCTTCATCAGCGCTTGGATCCAGTTCCTGCGTATTCCTGCCGTCATGGCGGACAGCGTGAAGACGGCCTTCTGGGTCTGAAACATCCAGAGGAAACGGTTTctgcctgcagcagcagcaggtgcagCTGCAGAACCTCAGAGTCTTACGTGGATCTGGAAGCCGTAGTTTCTCTGGACCTGATATTCAGACACACTGTAGAACTTCGACAGGTCGATTTCTCCGTCCGGGTCTGAAGCCTGGAACCAGAACAGAGTTTTAACCTGACATGTCATGAACTGCTGCAGCTTTCTGCTCTGACCAACGAACCTCCTCAGCTGACGAGTCTCTGTAGAACCTCAGGCTGGCCGTCGACAGAACAAACCAATATTTCCTCCACTAGGGGGCAGCACAGACGAGCAAGAAGCTCCATGATGGCAGAAACTTTCACATCAGCATCAATCTGAACATTT
This genomic interval carries:
- the LOC102221423 gene encoding myosin phosphatase Rho-interacting protein-like isoform X1, whose translation is MSGDKATGSCRRFQPNVFSKSKCQNCFKSREVHPLNDSDLEQAKPVYAGWLCLAPEGTDFDNPAQRSRKWQRRFFILYEHGRMTYALDELPNTLPQGTINMNLCTGVTDAEPWTGQRNALCIATATQEVFIRGDSREIISGWGEQLTAYLSANKQQKKKRSVDSVANQDPSPANMAAAGRSNPASAAGPARPDVPPVRTVTRTDSLTSDSVPTQPGPASSLTPVTPVTSGGAGRLAAGRYDQNQNQSRSLDRSAEQQLGPEIWSGAQRGGGAECGAGSRTDRTAGIDRTAGREKLRSTGDGSLLSVPAPQSRTRSLDRRTADGAVAAMTPVLLNFKKGWMMKLDEDDEWRKYWFVLSTASLRFYRDSSAEEASDPDGEIDLSKFYSVSEYQVQRNYGFQIHTQKAVFTLSAMTAGIRRNWIQALMKNVNPADAPDVASLPGRRLTCSPAEVGPYVAQDSASCHAPTPSGPASSSESDQSGVGAKARLDGVTSYLELGDLERLKRREERRRRYESLLGFPLGRGGPQGGATRPLSPQSQLKMEERIAKCWRQVERTALRPERTVALPTESRDTLETEMLLQDCRTLVDDLKAQLAGLERRRLQLEDRLRAARFCPEQMDLLVPFDPIFHPADWSLTLLNDSGWLFRDLLQQRRDRLQQRKELLQQHSNSSSAACLSGIWIRLPVGDSAETDGLVLAAAAAGGQQGAPQADWRDPDIHAAVKSLTQEVALLSSQNRALDQHNQEMLDQLTEADREIDRLRAELGRCYNEPLRRNQELLSASLEVLLRLKHSAEPNGPELQLEQSERTCRKPEQENTELKETTVEDVTEEKPDQNQNQNQAVSAEENIQEVTAGAGMRLQALAQLLEVIDGLDLREEEEEEFWKSDLNKMKSDPARLQQPIGEQLEQQLEQAGHALLHPEEEEEEEEESFVWGRVSENRRFTDELRGITLSRISCLNRLAASGRSAACDRLQSAADKLSSSHLASSAEADAFCCVRLSRLRSRYQRRVCSSCSGRMEEIQELNTGPEDAWTTEDAQVSISCQTDGGQRSTAAGSEEMLHLEQNETPLMRPQETQQSSDLRAEGETLQEELRRMQEQHRREVAQLKASCERAFITMETCHLGVVEELQRLHQQEVQCLLVERDRLLEEESAATATAIEAIKKAHRAELQTEIQRRSQSENCSRNSQLEEIHREELASFQLELDVLSQQFSIKCLENRHLVQAVEAERKALGQCRQENRALRSRNQELSRHLAAEITRLCSVAQQEQPPRGQTGDSYEVEVTLRVQEAEVQSLKQEVASLKDELQAAVKDQRNAAQKYLRS
- the LOC102221423 gene encoding myosin phosphatase Rho-interacting protein-like isoform X2, giving the protein MSGDKATGSCRRFQPNVFSKSKCQNCFKSREVHPLNDSDLEQAKPVYAGWLCLAPEGTDFDNPAQRSRKWQRRFFILYEHGRMTYALDELPNTLPQGTINMNLCTGVTDAEPWTGQRNALCIATATQEVFIRGDSREIISGWGEQLTAYLSANKQQKKKRSVDSVANQDPSPANMAAAGRSNPASAAGPARPDVPPVRTVTRTDSLTSDSVPTQPGPASSLTPVTPVTSGGAGRLAAGRYDQNQNQSRSLDRSAEQQLGPEIWSGAQRGGGAECGAGSRTDRTAGIDRTAGREKLRSTGDGSLLSVPAPQSRTRSLDRRTADGAVAAMTPVLLNFKKGWMMKLDEDDEWRKYWFVLSTASLRFYRDSSAEEASDPDGEIDLSKFYSVSEYQVQRNYGFQIHTQKAVFTLSAMTAGIRRNWIQALMKNVNPADAPDVASLPGRRLTCSPAEVGPYVAQDSASCHAPTPSGPASSSESDQSGVGAKARLDGVTSYLELGDLERLKRREERRRRYESLLGFPLGRGGPQGGATRPLSPQSQLKMEERIAKCWRQVERTALRPERTVALPTESRDTLETEMLLQDCRTLVDDLKAQLAGLERRRLQLEDRLRAARFCPEQMDLLVPFDPIFHPADWSLTLLNDSGWLFRDLLQQRRDRLQQRKELLQQHSNSSSAACLSGIWIRLPVGDSAETDGLVLAAAAAGGQQGAPQADWRDPDIHAAVKSLTQEVALLSSQNRALDQHNQEMLDQLTEADREIDRLRAELGRCYNEPLRRNQELLSASLEVLLRLKHSAEPNGPELQLEQSERTCRKPEQENTELKETTVEDVTEEKPDQNQNQNQAVSAEENIQEVTAGAGMRLQALAQLLEVIDGLDLREEEEEEFWKSDLNKMKSDPARLQQPIGEQLEQQLEQAGHALLHPEEEEEEEEESFVWGRVSENRRFTDELRGITLSRISCLNRLAASGRSAACDRLQSAADKLSSSHLASSAEADAFCCVRLSRLRSRYQRRVCSSCSGRMEEIQELNTGPEDAWTTEDAQVSISCQTDGGQRSTAAGSEEMLHLEQNETPLMRPQETQQSSDLRAEGETLQEELRRMQEQHRREVAQLKASCERAFITMETCHLGVVEELQRLHQQEVQCLLVERDRLLEEESAATATAIEAIKKAHRAELQTEIQRRSQSENCSRNSQLEEIHREELASFQLELDVLSQQFSIKCLENRHLVQAVEAERKALGQCRQENRALRSRNQELSRHLAAEITRLCSVAQQEQPPRGQTGDSYEVEDQRNAAQKYLRS